Proteins from one Brevibacillus humidisoli genomic window:
- a CDS encoding BCCT family transporter encodes MQNKWESVSSKIDWPVFYISGGLLLLFVILSLFNVEAVTTFVNTGFELSIRYFGAYWQLLLLATFAVGLGLSFSRYGSVKLGNVAKPEMSMFKWVAIIVVSGLGAGGVFWAAAEPMYYFMDVPPMHEGIEASTQAAVAPALAQAFMSWGFTAWAVYGSISAVIIMYAHYHKGMPLKPRTLLYPILGDRILTSKWGTFADSFCIIGAAAGTIGPIGFLGLQVSYGLNSIFGVPDHFITQALIIIGLISITIVSTITGIDKGIQWLSKLNVSMAIIIAIFLLMFGPGRFIIDSFVSSLGFYLSEFIHISTYRGDQEWLGWWMLFFFGWFIGFGPMVALLVARISRGRSIREVFLAVSVISSLTTNFWFTVLGGSGIFYELSNAGSVSGPLQENGLPAAIIAIAQQMPLSVIMPSVFLILTILFVVTTADSMSYTLAMGVTGEGDPPNVLRVFWGVLMGFIAIILINIGSGGVGALQSFVVIAAVPVSLLLLPSLWHAPQLAKKMAIEQGIVKTETMEVKEKEVVV; translated from the coding sequence GTGCAGAATAAGTGGGAATCCGTAAGCAGCAAGATCGATTGGCCTGTCTTTTATATCAGTGGAGGACTCTTGCTGCTATTTGTCATCCTTTCGCTCTTTAATGTGGAAGCGGTAACAACGTTTGTAAATACAGGTTTCGAACTTTCGATCCGTTATTTCGGCGCGTACTGGCAGTTGCTGCTGCTGGCCACATTTGCCGTTGGGTTGGGGCTGTCTTTTTCCCGGTACGGAAGCGTGAAACTGGGGAATGTGGCTAAGCCAGAGATGAGTATGTTTAAATGGGTCGCGATTATTGTGGTATCAGGATTAGGAGCAGGGGGCGTTTTCTGGGCGGCAGCGGAGCCTATGTATTATTTCATGGATGTGCCTCCGATGCACGAGGGAATCGAGGCCAGTACGCAAGCAGCAGTAGCTCCGGCACTCGCACAAGCTTTTATGTCTTGGGGGTTTACGGCATGGGCGGTATATGGATCAATCAGCGCGGTTATCATCATGTACGCCCACTATCATAAAGGGATGCCGTTAAAGCCTAGAACGTTGCTGTATCCGATTTTGGGGGATAGAATCCTGACGAGCAAATGGGGAACGTTCGCCGATTCCTTTTGCATTATTGGGGCGGCAGCTGGGACCATCGGGCCGATTGGTTTTCTGGGGCTGCAAGTCAGCTATGGTCTCAATTCGATTTTCGGCGTTCCAGATCATTTCATAACCCAAGCGTTGATTATCATCGGTTTGATTAGCATCACGATTGTTTCAACAATCACCGGAATTGACAAAGGGATTCAATGGCTTAGTAAACTAAATGTATCGATGGCCATTATCATTGCGATTTTTTTGTTGATGTTTGGACCCGGTCGTTTTATTATTGATTCGTTTGTATCCTCACTTGGCTTTTATTTGAGCGAGTTTATTCACATCAGCACGTATCGTGGAGATCAAGAGTGGCTTGGCTGGTGGATGCTCTTTTTCTTTGGCTGGTTTATTGGATTTGGGCCGATGGTCGCTTTGCTGGTGGCCAGAATCTCGAGAGGACGCAGTATCAGAGAGGTGTTTTTAGCGGTTTCTGTGATCTCCTCGTTAACAACCAACTTTTGGTTTACCGTATTGGGAGGTTCGGGAATCTTTTATGAACTGAGCAATGCCGGTTCGGTAAGCGGGCCATTGCAAGAGAATGGGCTGCCGGCGGCGATCATTGCCATCGCGCAGCAAATGCCGCTCTCCGTCATCATGCCTTCTGTTTTCTTGATCTTGACGATTCTCTTCGTCGTCACAACAGCAGACTCCATGTCCTACACGCTGGCTATGGGCGTCACGGGTGAAGGAGATCCGCCCAATGTTTTACGTGTATTCTGGGGTGTGCTGATGGGCTTTATCGCCATTATTCTGATCAATATCGGATCTGGCGGTGTTGGCGCCCTGCAATCCTTTGTCGTCATTGCGGCTGTTCCGGTCTCCCTTTTGCTACTGCCTTCCTTGTGGCATGCACCTCAGCTGGCTAAAAAGATGGCCATTGAACAAGGGATTGTTAAAACGGAGACAATGGAAGTAAAGGAAAAGGAAGTAGTCGTGTAG
- a CDS encoding aspartate/glutamate racemase family protein, whose protein sequence is MKRIGIVGGLSAESTALFYQSLTRLYIEQHGDTAYPEMVIFSVRFHDFYQAAKAGNWQECAAYIAAALHALERAGADFALISANMPHIVYDDVARQVSLPLLHIADAVAAEAKERGYKKIALLGTKATMNASFYPDRLAQHGMECLTPSDSQKDMVNQVLEDELFKGIIRETSREAYLQLCRELREEGAEAVILGCTEIPMLLNPENSPLPMLDSSLLLAQAALQKALV, encoded by the coding sequence ATGAAACGGATCGGCATTGTTGGCGGTCTCAGTGCGGAATCAACTGCGCTGTTTTATCAGTCGTTGACACGTCTCTACATCGAACAGCATGGAGATACGGCATACCCGGAAATGGTTATCTTTAGTGTGCGATTCCACGATTTCTACCAGGCTGCAAAAGCAGGCAATTGGCAGGAATGCGCTGCTTATATCGCTGCGGCGCTTCATGCGTTGGAGAGAGCAGGGGCCGATTTTGCCCTTATTTCTGCCAATATGCCCCATATCGTGTACGATGATGTTGCCAGACAGGTATCCTTGCCGCTTCTGCACATCGCTGATGCAGTGGCAGCAGAAGCGAAGGAGAGAGGATATAAAAAGATCGCTTTGCTTGGCACGAAGGCGACGATGAATGCCAGCTTTTATCCTGATCGATTGGCTCAGCACGGGATGGAATGTCTCACGCCAAGCGATAGCCAAAAGGACATGGTCAACCAGGTACTGGAGGATGAACTGTTTAAAGGTATCATACGAGAGACATCACGAGAGGCATACCTGCAACTTTGCCGGGAGTTACGGGAAGAAGGGGCAGAAGCCGTTATTTTAGGATGTACCGAAATCCCGATGCTGCTGAATCCGGAAAACAGTCCGCTTCCTATGTTGGACTCGTCTCTGCTGCTGGCTCAAGCCGCATTGCAGAAAGCGTTGGTGTAA
- a CDS encoding DUF4129 domain-containing protein, which produces MNTSSYTRIALILSLEAQAAAALLLALRYLPLDFVQLFGFFAAMSLLLAVGAWLYQGGGFSMTLHLLLYPLALAVGVAGYLLYQSVLLALLLAGGYYWRIHAVSTSQLTEQKAFLHRFLWATLLYAGCLFLYTLFLAGEVAPILGMLAVSTLWFIVVSGAEYITRDKPAGAHTSGKALASLSGQLAQLQLLTLAAYAACAGLVLAVLAALWQTVKQLLYSLAVTLTGPLLQLLEQWIEQLANLVAEDQRSENLIGGQGGADESVPIGSDALGESLISQLAPYLTGAIVLCFLLWFGWRIWRTRRYVPETEQLDRSAQQTATITAVADGDGSSLSWTEEIKAFFKRRTTPDDPVRHSYYQFLLAMAAKGMPIRKNETSQEYLRRIGSTRQDDSLTALANRITRYYEQHRYSSTPLSPEDLASLQSDVEKLRKLR; this is translated from the coding sequence ATGAACACCTCCTCCTATACACGTATCGCCTTGATTCTGTCACTGGAAGCACAGGCGGCAGCAGCCTTGCTGCTCGCCCTGCGCTATCTGCCGCTCGATTTTGTCCAGTTATTCGGATTTTTTGCAGCCATGTCCCTGCTGTTGGCGGTTGGCGCCTGGCTTTACCAAGGCGGCGGCTTCAGCATGACCCTGCATCTGCTGCTCTATCCGCTTGCACTAGCTGTAGGCGTGGCTGGTTATCTGTTGTATCAATCTGTGCTTTTGGCTCTGCTGCTGGCAGGGGGCTACTACTGGCGCATCCACGCCGTCTCCACCTCCCAGCTCACCGAGCAAAAGGCCTTTTTGCACCGCTTTCTCTGGGCTACACTGCTCTATGCAGGCTGCCTGTTCCTGTACACGCTGTTTTTGGCGGGTGAGGTAGCGCCTATCCTCGGGATGCTGGCTGTTTCCACTCTGTGGTTTATCGTCGTCAGCGGCGCTGAGTATATCACGCGCGACAAGCCGGCGGGAGCTCACACATCCGGGAAGGCGCTCGCCTCCCTGAGCGGTCAACTGGCTCAACTGCAACTGCTCACCCTCGCCGCCTACGCCGCTTGTGCCGGACTGGTGCTTGCGGTATTGGCTGCTCTGTGGCAGACAGTGAAGCAGCTGCTGTACTCCCTCGCTGTTACGTTAACCGGACCGCTGCTGCAACTGCTGGAACAGTGGATCGAGCAGTTAGCCAATCTGGTGGCAGAGGATCAGCGATCTGAAAACCTGATCGGGGGTCAGGGAGGCGCTGACGAGTCTGTTCCGATCGGTTCCGATGCGCTGGGCGAATCCCTGATTTCTCAGCTTGCGCCCTATCTCACAGGAGCGATTGTGCTTTGCTTTCTGCTCTGGTTCGGTTGGCGGATCTGGCGGACGCGCCGATACGTCCCGGAGACGGAACAGCTCGATCGATCTGCCCAGCAAACCGCAACGATCACGGCGGTGGCGGATGGAGATGGCAGCTCTCTCTCCTGGACGGAGGAGATCAAGGCATTTTTCAAACGGCGGACAACCCCTGATGATCCTGTACGTCACTCCTACTATCAGTTTCTGCTGGCGATGGCAGCGAAAGGGATGCCGATCCGCAAAAACGAGACCAGTCAAGAGTACCTGCGCCGGATCGGCAGCACACGGCAGGACGATTCCTTGACTGCCTTGGCCAATAGGATCACGCGGTATTACGAGCAGCATCGTTACTCCTCTACCCCGCTATCGCCAGAGGATCTCGCCTCGCTGCAGTCGGATGTAGAGAAACTGCGCAAGCTGCGTTGA
- a CDS encoding DUF58 domain-containing protein, translating to MGARQLYQLFGSLFLFFGLISGEWFLWLLGGFFFFVVVWHRWWKRNLPRWISISCQADGSRVMPGTAVRVRLVLGNRSWFPLPYTTIRFTLPEHVLVEGADKLELQNKRHVIQLWLSVPRRSQVERSITLIPQKRGIVWLTAVETELIGSFWPESIQTELRMPFSLLVYPALLPIPSVSFGDTEPLGRRLSRQRVQDDSAFIRGIRPYQGGDRLKLIDWKASAKTQSLKTRQLEYTSQPHWLILGHILPSYEPLLQKHNDGLNERTISTLASAAVQCRRSGLPYELWINVKWRGKEFLQFAKGSGKAHHVQVMTQLAQLHLFAPGSLLAVLRRLEQSREKQAILLISPRLDEVMMTALERLARRGHELVILDTSDEVVALHRIGTIRSHGAAGGALR from the coding sequence ATGGGTGCACGGCAATTGTATCAACTGTTCGGCAGCCTGTTCCTCTTCTTCGGACTGATCTCGGGAGAATGGTTTCTCTGGCTGCTTGGCGGATTTTTCTTTTTCGTAGTCGTCTGGCATCGTTGGTGGAAGCGCAACCTGCCCCGCTGGATCTCCATCTCCTGTCAAGCAGACGGCTCCCGGGTGATGCCAGGAACTGCAGTCAGAGTACGTCTGGTGCTCGGCAACCGTTCCTGGTTCCCGCTCCCGTACACCACTATTCGCTTTACCCTGCCGGAGCATGTCCTCGTCGAGGGAGCGGACAAGCTGGAACTGCAGAACAAGCGCCACGTAATTCAGCTCTGGCTAAGTGTCCCGCGCCGGTCCCAGGTGGAGAGGAGCATCACCTTGATCCCGCAAAAGCGCGGTATCGTCTGGCTGACCGCAGTGGAGACCGAACTGATCGGTTCGTTTTGGCCCGAGAGCATTCAGACAGAGTTGCGGATGCCTTTTTCCCTGCTGGTGTACCCCGCTTTACTGCCGATCCCGTCTGTCTCGTTTGGCGATACGGAACCGCTCGGACGGCGTCTGTCCCGGCAGCGTGTCCAGGATGACAGTGCCTTCATCCGCGGTATTCGTCCGTATCAGGGGGGAGATCGGCTGAAACTGATCGATTGGAAAGCAAGTGCCAAGACACAGTCGTTAAAGACACGCCAGTTGGAGTACACGTCCCAACCACACTGGCTGATCCTCGGCCATATCCTGCCGTCGTATGAGCCGCTGCTGCAGAAGCACAATGACGGGTTGAACGAACGGACGATCTCAACGCTGGCTTCTGCCGCTGTGCAGTGCCGCCGGAGCGGACTGCCTTATGAATTGTGGATCAACGTCAAATGGCGTGGCAAAGAGTTCCTGCAATTCGCCAAGGGGAGCGGCAAAGCCCATCATGTGCAGGTGATGACCCAGTTGGCTCAACTTCATCTGTTCGCCCCGGGATCGCTGTTGGCCGTGCTCCGCCGTTTGGAGCAGAGTCGGGAGAAGCAGGCTATCTTGCTGATCAGCCCGCGTCTCGACGAAGTGATGATGACTGCCTTGGAACGGCTGGCACGACGCGGACACGAGCTGGTCATCCTGGATACGAGCGATGAAGTCGTAGCACTACACCGCATCGGCACTATTCGCAGCCATGGCGCAGCAGGGGGTGCTCTTCGATGA
- a CDS encoding alpha/beta fold hydrolase, translating into MEQPMATSPFTHYTEAGNGAPVIFIHGVGLDGTIWKQQVEALSKAYRVICYDMIGHGQSACPAGPYTLAQFVKQLEDLYEELELDQAHVVGFSMGGLVAQGFAALHPEKVSTLTIVSSVAKRTEEQRRAVLARVREVEQRGHQATIEAAIQRWFSPAYMAKHPQVIESIRHRLRANHPDAYLAAYRVFAAADEELYQQLPLISCPAWIVTGELDRGSTPEMAELMAKRIPKAEVTVLPGIRHMLPIEAAERFNQLLISAFEKYEGEVRRNG; encoded by the coding sequence ATGGAGCAACCGATGGCAACTTCTCCATTCACGCACTATACAGAAGCGGGAAATGGTGCCCCTGTCATTTTCATCCATGGTGTCGGTTTGGACGGAACGATTTGGAAACAGCAAGTGGAGGCGTTATCGAAAGCATACCGGGTCATCTGCTATGACATGATCGGGCATGGTCAATCGGCCTGCCCGGCCGGTCCTTACACGTTGGCACAGTTTGTGAAGCAGTTGGAAGATCTGTATGAGGAACTGGAGTTGGATCAAGCGCATGTCGTCGGTTTCTCGATGGGGGGACTGGTGGCCCAAGGCTTTGCCGCCCTGCACCCGGAAAAAGTCTCTACCTTGACGATCGTCAGCTCTGTGGCCAAACGCACCGAAGAGCAGCGTAGAGCGGTGCTTGCCCGGGTGAGAGAAGTAGAGCAACGCGGCCATCAGGCGACCATTGAAGCGGCGATTCAACGGTGGTTCAGTCCAGCGTACATGGCGAAGCATCCGCAAGTGATCGAGAGCATCCGTCACCGCTTGCGGGCCAATCATCCGGATGCCTACCTGGCCGCTTACCGCGTATTCGCCGCCGCGGATGAGGAGTTGTATCAACAATTGCCCCTCATCTCCTGCCCGGCATGGATCGTTACGGGTGAGCTGGATCGAGGGTCAACCCCTGAGATGGCGGAGCTTATGGCCAAACGGATTCCCAAGGCGGAAGTGACGGTGCTGCCGGGAATCAGGCATATGCTGCCGATCGAAGCGGCAGAGCGGTTCAATCAGCTCCTGATTTCGGCATTCGAGAAGTACGAGGGAGAGGTGCGGAGAAATGGCTGA
- the pcaC gene encoding 4-carboxymuconolactone decarboxylase yields MDQKRFQEGLEVRRAVLGAEYVDQSIQNATDFNRPMQELVTEYCWGEVWSRPGLSRKSRSMINLAMLTALNRPHELKLHVRGAIQNGLTKEEIREVLLQTAIYCGVPAAIDSFRLAQEVFHDLDIE; encoded by the coding sequence ATGGATCAAAAACGATTTCAAGAGGGACTTGAGGTTCGGCGTGCGGTTTTAGGCGCAGAGTATGTGGATCAATCCATTCAAAACGCGACCGACTTCAATCGTCCGATGCAGGAGTTGGTCACGGAGTATTGTTGGGGAGAGGTGTGGAGTAGGCCTGGCCTTTCCAGAAAATCGCGCAGCATGATCAATCTCGCCATGCTGACGGCGTTAAACCGTCCGCATGAGCTGAAGCTGCATGTGCGCGGCGCCATTCAGAATGGCTTGACCAAAGAAGAGATCAGAGAAGTGTTATTGCAGACGGCGATCTACTGTGGGGTTCCTGCAGCGATTGACAGCTTTAGACTGGCACAAGAAGTGTTTCATGATTTGGACATCGAGTAA
- a CDS encoding amino acid synthesis family protein translates to MLEIRKVYTHVEETFLEGGKEVRPSIKNIATVAVIKNPWHGRGYVEDLKPEILACCPELGELLVKKLFEVIGSADEVEAFGKAAVVGVDGELEHASAMIHTFRFGNKFRDAVEGTSILSFTNKRGGPGTYVTIPMVHKTDESQRSHFLTFEMNIPDAPRADEIVVAIGAATGGRPHPRIGDRHQDMVEMGLK, encoded by the coding sequence ATGCTGGAAATCCGCAAAGTATATACACACGTCGAAGAAACGTTTCTCGAAGGAGGAAAAGAAGTCCGGCCATCGATCAAAAACATTGCGACGGTAGCCGTAATCAAGAATCCTTGGCATGGCAGGGGGTATGTAGAGGATCTGAAACCGGAAATTCTCGCCTGCTGTCCGGAGTTGGGAGAGCTACTGGTCAAGAAGTTATTCGAAGTGATCGGTTCAGCAGATGAAGTAGAAGCGTTCGGAAAGGCAGCGGTTGTAGGAGTGGATGGAGAGTTGGAACATGCCTCCGCGATGATCCACACCTTCCGTTTTGGCAACAAGTTCCGCGATGCTGTCGAAGGAACAAGCATTTTATCCTTTACCAACAAGCGTGGCGGTCCAGGCACCTATGTGACCATCCCGATGGTTCACAAGACGGATGAATCCCAGCGGTCCCATTTCCTCACGTTTGAGATGAATATCCCGGATGCTCCGCGAGCGGACGAGATCGTGGTGGCGATCGGGGCGGCAACCGGAGGCAGACCCCATCCACGTATTGGCGACCGCCATCAAGACATGGTGGAGATGGGATTGAAATAA
- a CDS encoding GntR family transcriptional regulator — MGLNLTVSTQSIHTQVTNVLRNAIVSGEFALGEKLSETALAQRLGVSRTPVREALKQLQQEGLVEIIPRVGTCVRKPTEKEIFELFKIKESLEGLAAGLMAERGEIPESNQLVQAMESMEEAVEKRDIDRYVESNGRFHDAILRGSGNSKLLYHFNLLINQLPYKRFVYITLDQPDRLEKSINEHRRIVEAIQARDTELAEKLMREHVKASGDKLIQVMKAELYG; from the coding sequence TTGGGATTGAATCTTACTGTTTCTACTCAGAGCATTCATACACAAGTAACAAATGTGCTGCGAAACGCGATCGTATCCGGAGAGTTCGCATTGGGGGAAAAACTGTCAGAAACCGCTCTTGCACAGCGTTTGGGTGTCAGCAGGACGCCTGTCCGCGAGGCGTTGAAACAACTGCAGCAAGAGGGGTTAGTTGAAATCATTCCACGTGTAGGTACCTGTGTTAGGAAGCCAACTGAAAAAGAGATCTTTGAATTGTTTAAAATCAAAGAATCTCTGGAAGGGCTTGCTGCAGGTTTGATGGCTGAAAGAGGAGAGATACCGGAATCGAATCAACTGGTCCAGGCGATGGAAAGCATGGAAGAAGCCGTAGAAAAGAGGGATATTGATCGGTACGTGGAAAGCAACGGGCGGTTTCATGATGCCATCCTGAGGGGGTCTGGCAACAGTAAACTGCTGTACCATTTTAATCTGCTGATCAATCAGCTTCCCTACAAAAGATTTGTGTATATCACGTTGGATCAGCCGGATCGCCTCGAAAAATCAATCAATGAACATCGACGAATTGTAGAAGCGATCCAAGCAAGGGATACTGAATTAGCAGAAAAACTGATGAGAGAGCACGTCAAAGCGAGTGGCGACAAGTTAATCCAAGTAATGAAAGCGGAGTTGTATGGATAG
- a CDS encoding AAA family ATPase, producing MENQKLEQLLQSINRVIVGKEEQTQLLVAALLARGHVLLEDLPGMGKTMLAKTLAQGIGGEFRRIQFTSDLLPSDVVGLHYFNPQTSEFELRRGPVFADVLLADEINRATPRTQSGLLECMEERQATIEGITLPLPPAFFVIATQNPIESEGTYPLPEAQLDRFLFRLSLGYGRREESREMLRRFRSDSPLEQIQPVLTIEDVMTMQQAVKEVHVSQAIEDYVIDLVEATREHKSIEVGISPRAMLALVRSAQALAYMQSRSFVLPDDVKRVVPALFTHRIVLTMEAELHISESEVVAEILQSVPAPVEEGVQ from the coding sequence ATGGAGAACCAAAAGCTCGAACAACTGCTTCAGTCCATCAATCGCGTCATCGTCGGAAAAGAAGAGCAAACACAGCTGCTCGTCGCTGCTTTACTGGCACGTGGTCACGTGCTGTTAGAGGATCTCCCCGGCATGGGCAAGACCATGTTGGCCAAAACGCTGGCTCAGGGGATTGGCGGGGAGTTTCGCCGGATTCAGTTTACCTCCGACCTGCTTCCTTCCGATGTGGTCGGACTTCACTACTTCAATCCCCAGACGAGTGAATTCGAACTGCGGCGCGGTCCGGTGTTTGCCGATGTACTGCTGGCCGACGAGATTAACCGGGCGACGCCTCGCACGCAGTCAGGACTTCTGGAATGCATGGAAGAGCGTCAAGCAACGATCGAGGGAATCACCCTGCCGCTGCCTCCTGCCTTCTTCGTCATCGCCACCCAGAATCCGATCGAATCGGAGGGGACGTATCCCCTGCCTGAGGCACAACTGGACCGCTTCCTGTTCCGCCTCTCACTAGGGTATGGCCGCCGGGAGGAGTCCCGGGAGATGCTGCGCCGGTTCCGCAGTGATTCGCCGCTGGAACAGATCCAACCGGTTCTCACCATCGAAGACGTGATGACCATGCAGCAAGCGGTAAAAGAAGTCCATGTTAGTCAAGCAATCGAAGATTATGTGATCGATCTGGTCGAAGCGACCCGCGAACACAAGTCGATAGAAGTGGGCATCAGTCCCCGTGCCATGTTGGCTCTAGTCCGCTCCGCGCAAGCGCTCGCCTATATGCAGAGTCGTTCGTTTGTGCTGCCTGACGATGTCAAACGGGTTGTTCCTGCGTTGTTTACGCATCGCATCGTGCTGACCATGGAAGCAGAGCTGCATATCTCAGAGAGCGAAGTGGTTGCCGAGATTCTGCAATCGGTGCCCGCTCCGGTAGAAGAAGGCGTGCAGTAA
- a CDS encoding LLM class flavin-dependent oxidoreductase — protein sequence MKFGIFANLAGPGREQEFAKVIEEAREQAVYCDQAGFDSIWYTEHHFGHEGYELIPNPILMGADIAAHTKNIRIGQAANIITFWHPLRLAEDIALLDQLSGGRVDVGIGRGLYGREAMNLNQLADPRDQEKNRALFEETYEIVKKALSQRFFSHQGEFYQFPAPGLKWNHPLSPQTDEYIDMEKGEIKKMSIMPPPLQKPHPPLWQVIDTPRSIKWAAEHQVNGIFWMPTVKELKIRFELYRESLSQAKGTEAELGEGLALVRDCYVAETMEEARRDAEAAVLHTYRWICHWRGLGNLLDPGEELKPGTELSYDFLHPRNLLFGTPDYVAEKIQELKEELNLKHLLLWTNHGSLSHEKIMRSTKLFAEEVMPRFQS from the coding sequence ATGAAATTTGGCATATTTGCAAACTTGGCAGGCCCGGGAAGAGAGCAGGAATTTGCCAAGGTGATTGAGGAAGCAAGGGAGCAGGCCGTCTACTGTGATCAAGCTGGGTTTGACTCGATTTGGTATACGGAGCACCATTTCGGACATGAAGGATACGAATTGATTCCCAACCCGATTTTGATGGGTGCCGATATTGCGGCTCACACCAAGAACATTCGCATCGGCCAAGCAGCCAACATCATCACCTTTTGGCATCCGCTCCGTTTGGCAGAAGATATCGCCTTGTTGGATCAGTTGAGTGGCGGTCGCGTCGATGTAGGCATCGGGCGTGGGCTCTACGGTCGGGAAGCGATGAATCTGAATCAACTGGCCGACCCGCGTGATCAGGAAAAGAACAGGGCGCTGTTTGAAGAGACTTACGAAATCGTAAAGAAAGCGCTGTCGCAACGGTTCTTTTCCCATCAGGGAGAGTTTTACCAGTTTCCTGCGCCAGGCTTGAAGTGGAATCATCCGCTAAGCCCGCAAACGGATGAGTATATCGATATGGAAAAGGGCGAAATCAAAAAGATGTCGATCATGCCGCCGCCGCTTCAAAAGCCGCATCCTCCGCTCTGGCAGGTAATCGATACGCCGCGCTCGATCAAATGGGCAGCTGAACACCAAGTGAACGGGATCTTCTGGATGCCGACGGTAAAGGAATTGAAAATCCGCTTTGAGCTTTATCGCGAGAGCTTGTCACAAGCGAAGGGAACAGAGGCGGAATTGGGTGAAGGGCTCGCGCTTGTTCGCGATTGCTACGTGGCTGAGACGATGGAAGAAGCGCGCAGGGATGCCGAAGCTGCTGTCCTCCATACGTACCGTTGGATTTGCCACTGGCGCGGGCTGGGGAACTTGCTGGATCCGGGCGAAGAGCTGAAGCCGGGAACCGAACTGAGCTATGACTTTCTGCATCCGCGAAACCTGCTGTTCGGAACGCCGGATTATGTAGCGGAAAAAATCCAGGAACTGAAAGAAGAGCTAAACTTGAAACACTTGCTGCTCTGGACCAATCACGGCAGCTTGTCCCATGAAAAAATCATGCGCAGCACGAAGCTGTTCGCAGAAGAAGTTATGCCAAGATTCCAATCATAA